In Stenotrophomonas sp. ASS1, the following proteins share a genomic window:
- the phbB gene encoding acetoacetyl-CoA reductase: MTSRVALVTGGTGGIGTAICQRLADQGHRVATNYRDEAKARAWQQAMTERGYSVSIFPGDVSDPDSAEALVRAVETELGPVEILVNNAGITRDTTFHRMRADQWHDVINTNLNSVFNVTRPVIEGMRRRGWGRVIQISSINGLKGQYGQANYAAAKAGMHGFTISLARENAGFGITVNTISPGYVATDMVMAVPEEVRAKIIADIPTGRLGKPEEIAYGVSFLVADEASWITGSNLDINGGHHMGW; this comes from the coding sequence ATGACATCTCGCGTCGCACTGGTCACCGGCGGAACCGGCGGCATCGGCACCGCCATCTGCCAACGCCTGGCCGACCAGGGCCACCGGGTCGCCACCAACTACCGCGACGAGGCCAAGGCCCGCGCCTGGCAGCAGGCGATGACCGAACGCGGCTACAGCGTGTCGATCTTCCCGGGCGATGTCTCCGATCCGGACAGCGCCGAAGCGCTGGTGCGCGCCGTCGAGACCGAACTGGGTCCGGTCGAGATCCTGGTCAACAACGCCGGCATCACCCGCGATACCACCTTCCACCGCATGCGCGCGGACCAGTGGCACGATGTGATCAACACCAATCTCAATTCGGTGTTCAACGTCACCCGTCCGGTCATCGAGGGCATGCGCCGCCGCGGCTGGGGCCGGGTCATCCAGATCAGCTCGATCAACGGCCTGAAGGGCCAGTACGGTCAGGCCAACTACGCGGCGGCCAAGGCCGGCATGCACGGCTTCACCATCTCGCTGGCCCGCGAGAACGCCGGTTTCGGCATCACCGTTAATACCATTTCGCCCGGCTACGTCGCTACCGACATGGTGATGGCGGTGCCGGAGGAGGTGCGTGCCAAGATCATCGCCGACATCCCCACCGGACGCCTGGGCAAGCCGGAGGAAATCGCCTACGGCGTCTCGTTCCTGGTCGCCGATGAAGCCTCGTGGATCACCGGTAGCAACCTGGACATCAACGGCGGCCACCATATGGGTTGGTAA